Below is a genomic region from Legionella adelaidensis.
ATTTTGCCTTCCTATACTCACATTGGAGCATTCGCTATATTATTCTTAGTCCTTTTCAGATTAGTACAAATTGTGGCAATAGGAGGAGAATATATAAGTTCAATTTCACTATTAATTGAAAGCTGTGCACCTAATAAAAAAGGATTCTATGGGTCGTGGGCTGCTTTTGGAGTTAATAGTGGGATGCTTTTGGCATCGTTAGTTGGAACAAGCATCGTACATATGATTAATTCAGGTGCTATTCCAGATTACAGCTGGAGATTTGCCTTTTTAGTATCTCTTTTAACCATGTTTTTTGGTCTGTGGGTACGAAGAAGTATCCCCGAGAGTTTTGAATTTATCATGCAAAACTCCCGGTTCCCCAAAAGAAGTTTTCAAGCAATCTTTATAGAGATGAAAACAACCATCCGATCTAGACTATTTGATTCTTTTTTAATTTGTTCCTTAGTTGCATTTGGGGTATCGGTCACTATATTAGTGTTTATTTATGCACCCATTCACATTTTTAATTTTAGTAAAATCTCAACTGGTGATGCATTTTTGATAAACTCCATAGGTTTAGCAGTATTAATTTGCTTTTTGCCATTTTTTGGATATTTGTCAGATATCTATGGCCGCACTAGCATTCTTTTTTTGGGTACGCTCTCCATTATCTTTTTAATTATTCCTTACTTTATATTCTTGTGTACGGGGAGTTTTTATCTAACTTTATTTCTACATATACTTATCGGAATTCCCTGCTCGTGTGTTTTCGCTGTTACTCCGGTACTTATTACAGAAATTTTTCCTCCATCATTAAGATGCTCCGCAACAGGTATATTATATTCACTTGCGGGCAGCATAAGTGGCGGCATCACACCCCTACTTGCATTTAAGCTAGCCAATCTTTCTGGTTTTGGATTTCTACCCAGCATAATTTTAATCTTTTTTGGATCCATCAGCTTGATATCTTTATCATACTTTGTGAAAGGCAACTCGCAAGATCCAAAATTAATTTTAGTTAAGATTTAATAGATCATTTTACTTAATTCCTTAAAAGAAATTATTCCTTTTTAAAGGTATCGCACTCAAATAAATTTTGCTCTTTCATGTATATGGATTGCAAACTAACGTAGATTCTCCTACCTCATTTAATGTGAGCCACCCTATTATTATGAACTTTTTTCTATGTCCAAATTAATTTTTTGACAAATTTATATACAAAATGTATTATGCGAAACAAAAAATATTGTCCACGTAATTCATTATATTTATCAATACGGAGAGTGCATGTTTACTCCTGAAGGTTGTCCTGCAAATAAAATTGAAAAAAATATGCTTTTAGTAATGTGGGCTCAATATTTACGAGAAAACCATCTTGCAAGCTCTAAAAAAAAAATGATCTTTGCTGGTATTGGTAAACCAACTTTGTCCTTGCATAAGTATAC
It encodes:
- a CDS encoding MFS transporter, yielding MFKVSKKILVSGAIGNALEMYEFGIWGLFSIYLSSEFLPPGSNLSDIFFLFFISYILRPIGSLIFGILADQIGRKKVLIVGILLMGLCTSLVGILPSYTHIGAFAILFLVLFRLVQIVAIGGEYISSISLLIESCAPNKKGFYGSWAAFGVNSGMLLASLVGTSIVHMINSGAIPDYSWRFAFLVSLLTMFFGLWVRRSIPESFEFIMQNSRFPKRSFQAIFIEMKTTIRSRLFDSFLICSLVAFGVSVTILVFIYAPIHIFNFSKISTGDAFLINSIGLAVLICFLPFFGYLSDIYGRTSILFLGTLSIIFLIIPYFIFLCTGSFYLTLFLHILIGIPCSCVFAVTPVLITEIFPPSLRCSATGILYSLAGSISGGITPLLAFKLANLSGFGFLPSIILIFFGSISLISLSYFVKGNSQDPKLILVKI